One Sphingomonas kaistensis genomic window, CTTGCGGCAGGCGCCAGTCCAGCTCGACGAGCCCGCCGAGCGTGTGACTCAGAAGATCGTTCACTCCCTTGTGCAGGGAAAGGATGTCGACCGGCGTCGGCTGCAGCTGTTGCTGCCGGGCGAAGGCGAGCAGTCGCCGGACGAGCTCGGAGCCCTGGTCCGCTGCGCGTTTGGTCATGCTGAGGATCTTCAGATGCTCTTCACCAAGTCCTGCGCGACGTTCGATCAAGCCGATGCCGCCGAGTACCGCCGCCAGCAAATTGTTGAAATCGTGCGCGATACCGCCGGTGAGCTTGCCGATCGCGTCCATCTTCTGGGCGTGCACCAGCTGGCTTTCCAGGGCCCGACGCTCGGTGACGTCGGTCAGCGTTCCGGCAAATTCCAGCGGCGCACCCTTAGCATCGGTCAGTAGTACGGCCTGGTCGTGGAAATGCTTGTAGCTGCCGTCGGCGCAGCGCCAGCGATACTCCACCGATAGCTTGCCCGTTCGTCCGCGTTCCTCGACGGCGCGCAGCACGCGGTCGCGGTCGTCCTCGTGCAGCCGCTCGGCCCACATGCTCGGCTTCTGCAGCACTTCGGCGAACGGATAGCCGGTGATCGCTTCGAAACTGCCGCTGACGAAGGTCGGGCAGCGGATCTCGCAGTCGAGGGGTTCGAGGTAGAGGACGATCGGCAGCGACTCGATGATCGCGGCCTGCCGCTGCTCCGCGCGCCTGAGGTCCTGCTCCGCCCGCAACAGCTCCGCATTGGCGCGGAGATTGGCGTCGAGCAGCTCCTGCTCCTGCTGGGCCTTGCGCTCGATCTCGCGGGTCTTGGCGAAAAGGTCGACGAACACAGCGACCTTGGAGCGCAGCACAATGGGATCGACCGGTTTGAACACATAATCGACAGCGCCCATCGAATAGCCGCGGATAAGGTGCTCCGTTTCCTTGTTCACCGCCGACAGAAATACGATCGGAATTCGTTTTGTCTGATCGCGGCTGCGGATGATCTGGGCGGTCTCGTAGCCGTCCATGCCGGGCATATAGACGTCGAGCAGGATGACAGCGAAATCCCCCTTGAGAAGGTGCCGCAGCGCCTCCTCGCCGGACCGCGCGACGACGATCTCTCCAACGTCCTCCAGCACCGTTTCGATGGCGAGCAGGTTGCGCTCGTCATCGTCGACAACGAGCACCCGAGGCCGCTCCCCACCGTCATCCGCTTGCGGCGGGGTGCGGGAGTCGGCGATCCTATTCATCGTACCTGGAAGGGGCAAATTCACTCGGCTGCCTCGACCACCTGATCACTGTTCGGTGCGACCTCCCGGCCGCGCGCGACCCACACGCGGAGCAGCGCGAGCAGAAGCTCGATATCGACGGGCTTGGCGATGTAGTCGGATGCGCCTGCGTTCAGGCACTTCTGCCGGTCGCCCTTCATCGCCTTCGCCGTCACCGCGATCAGCGCTACGTCGGCAAGCTGCGGTCGGGCCCGGATCTGCTGCATCGTCTCATAGCCGTCCATTTCCGGCATCATGATGTCGATCAGCGCCGCGTCGATGTCCGGCGTCCGCTCAAGAATGGCGATGCCCTCCCTCCCACGTTCGGCGTGAAGAACCTCCACACCGTGGCTCTCGAGCACGCTGGTGAGCGAGAAGATGTTACGGATATCGTCGTCGACGATGAGCATCTTCGTGCCGGCCAGCTGCGGTCCCTCCTGAGGCGCCGCGCCAAGGTTGTTCGGAGGAGCAGAGCGCTTCTTCGGCTTCTTGGCTTTGGCAAGAAGGTCGCGGAATACCCCGCTAAGTTCTTCCTGATTGGCTGGCTTCTCGGTGACGCCAAGAGCGCCGAGCGACTTGGCCGATTCCCGCCGATCCGCACCCGAGATGACGTGGATCGGCAAGTCGCGGGTATCCGGATCATGCTTCAGGAGGTCGAGCAGCACGAAGCCGTCGATGTCGCTCAGGCCCAAGTCCAGCGTGATTGCATTCGGCTTGAGCTTGCGGGCCATGGCCAGACTCCCGGCACCGGCGGTGGAGACCACCCCCTTCAGGCCGTTCTCCCGAGCTAGGTCGAGCAGAATGGCGGCAAAGGTCGGGTCATCCTCGACGATCAGCACGAAAGGATCGTTGCCGAGTGTGTCGCGATCGTCCTGCACCTCAAAGGGTGCCGGCAGCGCTGTCGGCACGCTGGCCCCGCTATTCTCGTAGCGAGCGCTGCTTCCGCCCTGGGTCGACGGCAATTGGACGGCAGCCATCGGCACGAACAGAGTAAAGGTCGACCCTTCGCCCGGCTTAGAGCGAACTTGCAGCTCACCGCCGAGCAAGCGGGCGATTTCACGGCTGATCGACAGGCCAAGACCGGTACCACCATACTTCCGACTGGTGGTGCCGTCCGCCTGCTGGAACGCCTCGAAGATCAGCTTTTGCTTGTCCTCCGGAATGCCGATACCCGTGTCGGTCACGGCAATTTCGATGGCTCGCTCGCCCTGCCGCAGTACTGGGTGGTTGGCGCTCCAGCCACCCGTCGCCGCACGAACATCGAGGGTGACGCTGCCGCGCGCCGTGAACTTGAAGGCGTTGGATAGCAGGTTGAGCACGACCTGCTGGAGCCGCTTCTCGTCGGTGCGGATCGCCTCGGGCAGCGAGTCATCGAAATTGACGTTGAAGTCGAGGTTCTTGTCCGCCGCGAGCTGGCGGAACGTGCGCTCCATATGCTGCTTGAGGCTCGACATCGGCAGTTCGCCGACCTCGATGCTGACCGTACCGGACTCGATCTTCGACAGATCGAGGATGTCGTTGATAAGGCTCAGCAGGTCCGAACCGGCGGAGTGGATGGTCCGAGCGAACTCGACCTGCTTGTCGTTGAGGTTGCCCTGCTGGTTGTCGGCCAGCAGCTTGGAAAGGATGAGGAGCGAGTTCAGCGGGGTTCGCAGCTCGTGGCTCATGTTGGCCAGGAACTCCGACTTGTACTTGGAGGTGAGCGCCAGCTGCTCCGCCTTCTCCTCGATGGCGCGGCGGGCCATGTCGATTTCGATATTCTTGGCTTCGACCTGCTTCTTCTCGTTCTCCAGCAGCTGCGCCTTCTCCTGCAGCTCCTCGTTGGTCGCGTGCAGCTCTTCCTGCTTGGTCGTGAGCTCGGTCTGGCGCGCCTGAAGCTCCTGGGTCAGCAGCTGCGACTGCTTCAGGAGGCCCTCGGTGCGCATGGTCGCAGCGATCGTGTTGAGCACGATACCGACCGATTCCATCAGCTGATCGAGGAAGCTCTGGTGAGTTTCGTTGAACTCGTTGAACGAGGCGAGCTCGATCACCGCCTTGACGTCGTCCTCGAACAAGGCGGGAAGGATGTTCACGTTCGCCGGAGTCGCATGGCCCAGGCCCGAACCGATGCGGATGAAGTCGGGTGGCACATCCTTAAGGAGGATCGGCCGCTTGTCCGCCGCTGCCTGGCCAACGAGACCTTCGCGAAGGCTGAATTCCTTGCGCAGGTGGTCCGGCCCTTCCGCGCCATAGCTGGCGACCAGCTCGAGCTTGGTCTCCTCGTCCTCGCGCTTGGCGACGTAGAACACGCCATATTGCGCATTCACCAGCGGCGCGAGTTCCGACATGATGAGGTTCGACACCGTTGCCATGTCGCGTTCACCCTGCAGCATGCGGCTGAAGCGCGCGAGGTTGGTCTTGAGCCAATCCTGCTCCGCATTCTTCAAGGTCTGTTCCTTGAGGTTGCGGATCATCTCGTTGATGTTGTCCTTGAGCGCGGCCATTTCGCCCGAGGCTTCAACGGCGATGGAGCGCGATAAGTCGCCCTTGGTCACGGCCGTCGCCACGTCGGCGATCGAGCGCACCTGGTTGGTCAGGTTGGCGGCAAGCTGGTTCACGTTGTCGGTCAGGTCGCGCCACAGGCCGGCGGCGCCCGGCACTCGGGCCTGGCCGCCGAGCTTACCCTCGATGCCGACCTCGCGGGCCATGTTGGTCACCTGATCGGCAAAGGTCGCCAGCGTGTCGATCATGAAGTTGATCGTTTCCGCGAGCGCCGCGATCTCGCCCTTGGCGTCCACCGTCAGCTTTCGCTTGAGGTTGCCCTGCGCCACCGCCGTCACGACGTCGGCAATACCGCGCACCTGGTTGGTAAGGTTGGTCGCCATCAAGTTGACGTTGTCGGTCAGGTCCTTCCACGTCCCGCCGACGCCCGGCACCTGCGCCTGACCGCCGAGCTTGCCCTCCGTACCGACTTCGCGGGCCACGCGGGTCACTTCGGACGCGAAGCCGTTCAGCTGATCGACCATCACGTTGATGGTGTTCTTGAGCGCGAGGATCTCGCCCTTCACGTCCACCGTGATCTTGCGCGACAAGTCGCCGCGGGCGACAGCGGTGGTCACGTCGGCGATGTTGCGCACCTGGCCGGTAAGGTTATCGGCCATGAGGTTGACGTTGTCGGTGAGGTCCTTCCAAGTGCCGGCGACGCCGCGCACCTGCGCCTGGCCGCCGAGCTTCCCTTCCGTACCCACTTCGCGGGCCACGCGGGTCACTTCGGAGGCGAAGCTGTTGAGCTGGTCGACCATCGTGTTGATGGTGTTCTTGAGCTCGAGGATCTCGCCCTTCACGTCGACGGTGATCTTCTTGGAAAGATCGCCCAGCGCCACGGCGGTGGTCACTTCCGCGATGTTGCGGACCTGACCGGTCAGGTTCGCGGCCATGGCGTTGACGTTATCGGTAAGGTCCTTCCAAGTGCCGCCGACGCCCGGGACCTGCGCCTGGCCGCCGAGCTTGCCCTCCGTGCCCACTTCGCGGGCGACGCGCGTCACTTCGGAAGCAAAGCCATTGAGCTGGTCGACCATCACGTTGATGGTGTCCTTCAGCTCGAGGATCTCGCCCTTCACGTCGACAGTGATCTTCTTCGACAAGTCGCCGCGAGCCACGGCGGTGGTCACTTCGGCGATGTTGCGGACCTGACCGGTCAGATTGCCGGCCATCAGGTTCACGCTGTCGGTGAGGTCGGCCCAGGTGCCTGCCACGCCTTCGACCTGCGCCTGGCCGCCGAGCTTTCCTTCCGAACCCACTTCGCGTGCCACGCGGGTCACTTCGGACGCGAAGGAGTTGAGCTGGTCCACCATGGTGTTGATGGTGTTCTTCAGCTCGAGAATTTCGCCCTTCACGTCGACCGTGATCTTCTTGGACAGATCGCCCTTCGCCACAGCGGTGGTCACCTCGGCGATGTTGCGCACCTGGCCGGTGAGGTTGCCGGCCATCAGGTTCACGCTGTCGGTCAAGTCGGCCCAGGTGCCACCGACCCCAGGCACCTGCGCCTGGCCGCCGAGCTTTCCTTCCGAGCCTACTTCGCGGGCCACGCGGGTCACTTCGGACGCGAAGCCGTTCAGCTGGTCCACCATCGTGTTGATGGTGTTCTTCAGCTCGAGGATCTCGCCGCGCACGTCGACGGTGATCTTCTTGGAAAGGTCGCCGCGCGCCACGGCGGTCGTCACTTCGGCGATGTTGCGCACCTGGCCGGTCAGGTTGGCCGCCATCAGGTTCACGTTGTTGGTGAGGTCGGCCCAGGTGCCCGCGACGCCCGGCACCTGTGCCTGGCCGCCAAGCTTTCCCTCGGTGCCCACCTCGCGGGCCACGCGCGTGACCTCGGACGCGAAGCCGTTCAGCTGATCGACCATCGTGTTGATGGTGTTCTTGAGCTCCAGGATTTCGCCGCGCACGTCGACGGTGATCTTCTTGGAAAGGTCGCCCTTGGCGACGGCGGTGGTCACTTCAGCGATGTTGCGGACCTGGCCGGTCAGATTGTCGGCCATCAGGTTCACGTTGTCAGTGAGGTCCTTCCACGTGCCGGCGACGCCTTCCACGCGTGCCTGACCCCCGAGCTTGCCCTCCGTGCCGACCTCGCGCGCCACGCGCGTCACTTCGGACGCGAAACCGTTGAGCTGGTCCACCATGGTGTTGATGGTGTTCTTCAGCTCCAGGATCTCGCCTTTCACCTCCACCGTGATCTTCTTTGACAAGTCGCCGCGGGCCACGGCGGTGGTCACCTCGGCGATGTTACGCACCTGGCCCGTCAGATTGGTAGCCATGGCGTTCACATTGTCGGTAAGGTCCTTCCAGGTACCGGCGACGCCGCGCACGTTGGCCTGACCGCCGAGCTTGCCTTCCGTACCGACTTCGCGGGCCACGCGAGTCACTTCCGCCGAGAAGGAGCCGAGCTGCTCGACCATGGTGTTCACCACCTTGCCGATGCGCAGGAATTCGCCGCGTAGAGGCCGCCCGTCGATCTCGACCGTCATGGTCTGCGACAGGTCGCCCTTGGCCACCGCGCCGATGACGCGGGAAACTTCGGCGGTCGGCTGGACCATGTCCTCGATCAGCTCGTTGACCGAGCTGATGGCGGTGTCCCAGCCGCCGCGGGCGTTCTTGACCCGCCCGCGCTGATTGATCTTGCCTTCCTTGCCGACGACCTGGGAAAGACGCTGGAATTCCTGCGCCATCTCCTGGTTCAGCGAGACGACCTCGTTGAAGAGAGCCGCGATCTCCGCGTCCGCTCCATCGGCATCTTCGGGCATACGAACGGTGAAGTCGCCGCGCCTGAGCGCACGGAGGGCGGTGACAAGCTGGCGGCGATCAAGAAAGTCGCGAGGGGCTTGAACGTTCACTCTCTACTCCGTCGGAGATACTGCCAGCACCGGCCAAGGCGCGCCCCAGCCGCGAACGGGCCTCATAATACCAATTTTCGCTAACGCGCGGTGAAATATGTTAGTCTGAAAGAATGGCTCGGAGGGTTGGCGGGAAGCCGCTGCCGCTGCTAGCGGCTCCCCAGCGTGTACGAGAAGGGCCGATTTCTTTTCAATGCCTGCAGACGAAGGTCTCAAGCGTTTCATCTCGAC contains:
- a CDS encoding response regulator encodes the protein MLVVDDDERNLLAIETVLEDVGEIVVARSGEEALRHLLKGDFAVILLDVYMPGMDGYETAQIIRSRDQTKRIPIVFLSAVNKETEHLIRGYSMGAVDYVFKPVDPIVLRSKVAVFVDLFAKTREIERKAQQEQELLDANLRANAELLRAEQDLRRAEQRQAAIIESLPIVLYLEPLDCEIRCPTFVSGSFEAITGYPFAEVLQKPSMWAERLHEDDRDRVLRAVEERGRTGKLSVEYRWRCADGSYKHFHDQAVLLTDAKGAPLEFAGTLTDVTERRALESQLVHAQKMDAIGKLTGGIAHDFNNLLAAVLGGIGLIERRAGLGEEHLKILSMTKRAADQGSELVRRLLAFARQQQLQPTPVDILSLHKGVNDLLSHTLGGLVELDWRLPQDGWCAFADRSQLELALMNLVINARDAMPDGGTITISADTQEIAPGNKLNLEAGTYVKLEVVDQGSGIPAEIADKVLEPFFTTKPVGKGTGLGLSMVYGFARQSGGTFAIGSEGKTGTTATLWLPQTSIDDKPSTASMPMRLAEDQPSLSVLLVDDHPEVRETTAALLRELGHDIIEASSGAEALTILEGRRDIDILLSDYAMPQLSGTDLLAKARQVLPNLPALLITGYADPEEIGERPTDVAILSKPFELEVLAAALTSAVRRSERHQQQDGTSGPSANHH
- a CDS encoding HAMP domain-containing protein; translated protein: MNVQAPRDFLDRRQLVTALRALRRGDFTVRMPEDADGADAEIAALFNEVVSLNQEMAQEFQRLSQVVGKEGKINQRGRVKNARGGWDTAISSVNELIEDMVQPTAEVSRVIGAVAKGDLSQTMTVEIDGRPLRGEFLRIGKVVNTMVEQLGSFSAEVTRVAREVGTEGKLGGQANVRGVAGTWKDLTDNVNAMATNLTGQVRNIAEVTTAVARGDLSKKITVEVKGEILELKNTINTMVDQLNGFASEVTRVAREVGTEGKLGGQARVEGVAGTWKDLTDNVNLMADNLTGQVRNIAEVTTAVAKGDLSKKITVDVRGEILELKNTINTMVDQLNGFASEVTRVAREVGTEGKLGGQAQVPGVAGTWADLTNNVNLMAANLTGQVRNIAEVTTAVARGDLSKKITVDVRGEILELKNTINTMVDQLNGFASEVTRVAREVGSEGKLGGQAQVPGVGGTWADLTDSVNLMAGNLTGQVRNIAEVTTAVAKGDLSKKITVDVKGEILELKNTINTMVDQLNSFASEVTRVAREVGSEGKLGGQAQVEGVAGTWADLTDSVNLMAGNLTGQVRNIAEVTTAVARGDLSKKITVDVKGEILELKDTINVMVDQLNGFASEVTRVAREVGTEGKLGGQAQVPGVGGTWKDLTDNVNAMAANLTGQVRNIAEVTTAVALGDLSKKITVDVKGEILELKNTINTMVDQLNSFASEVTRVAREVGTEGKLGGQAQVRGVAGTWKDLTDNVNLMADNLTGQVRNIADVTTAVARGDLSRKITVDVKGEILALKNTINVMVDQLNGFASEVTRVAREVGTEGKLGGQAQVPGVGGTWKDLTDNVNLMATNLTNQVRGIADVVTAVAQGNLKRKLTVDAKGEIAALAETINFMIDTLATFADQVTNMAREVGIEGKLGGQARVPGAAGLWRDLTDNVNQLAANLTNQVRSIADVATAVTKGDLSRSIAVEASGEMAALKDNINEMIRNLKEQTLKNAEQDWLKTNLARFSRMLQGERDMATVSNLIMSELAPLVNAQYGVFYVAKREDEETKLELVASYGAEGPDHLRKEFSLREGLVGQAAADKRPILLKDVPPDFIRIGSGLGHATPANVNILPALFEDDVKAVIELASFNEFNETHQSFLDQLMESVGIVLNTIAATMRTEGLLKQSQLLTQELQARQTELTTKQEELHATNEELQEKAQLLENEKKQVEAKNIEIDMARRAIEEKAEQLALTSKYKSEFLANMSHELRTPLNSLLILSKLLADNQQGNLNDKQVEFARTIHSAGSDLLSLINDILDLSKIESGTVSIEVGELPMSSLKQHMERTFRQLAADKNLDFNVNFDDSLPEAIRTDEKRLQQVVLNLLSNAFKFTARGSVTLDVRAATGGWSANHPVLRQGERAIEIAVTDTGIGIPEDKQKLIFEAFQQADGTTSRKYGGTGLGLSISREIARLLGGELQVRSKPGEGSTFTLFVPMAAVQLPSTQGGSSARYENSGASVPTALPAPFEVQDDRDTLGNDPFVLIVEDDPTFAAILLDLARENGLKGVVSTAGAGSLAMARKLKPNAITLDLGLSDIDGFVLLDLLKHDPDTRDLPIHVISGADRRESAKSLGALGVTEKPANQEELSGVFRDLLAKAKKPKKRSAPPNNLGAAPQEGPQLAGTKMLIVDDDIRNIFSLTSVLESHGVEVLHAERGREGIAILERTPDIDAALIDIMMPEMDGYETMQQIRARPQLADVALIAVTAKAMKGDRQKCLNAGASDYIAKPVDIELLLALLRVWVARGREVAPNSDQVVEAAE